A stretch of the Streptosporangium sp. NBC_01755 genome encodes the following:
- a CDS encoding asparagine synthetase B family protein, translated as MQWPTFNVRPYVCGGIGHLDEAVLETLRGAGPRVRPAVQDQGAALFSSSPLPPYQRDEHTWAFAWGERKPGGAAPWITVAETYETPGLIDDGERITLHAGGLGLVDVYYLFRGGALYFSSLLEPLLSLARTPYEINWDAWASIIQLTFPLRDDTPYTQVKRLAGASAMVFDRASGRISVERMLPRWLREEPYEAGRSAGEILEILHEVYKELDGRPLLVPVSGGYDSRLLCSVAVARGADVESWTTSPDDGTDTDIVFAKAITRELGVRHRVIPQDAAAYPDDALAAARRLEFLTPHHAWYTPFAREVHGAGRTLVDGLAGGPLLKNFMVSGAALEASTQAERKAALLGSLALGSPSTPFLSERAEEWITDSVGHAFTQSTSMLNGHRAELPLSVLHTRTARGIARSPVNLVGPEVSFTAPFMHPDFFDAALSVGVNRKDQGRFYRELLYAADPRVAALPSTNVVKQPLVRVPLRSAAAPAREYGHRMLTLVADAVPSLLSERFHAVIAEGPDGLTRFNGWNDRFWVRGLVLFGAWLGDYRDRLPDLTPPWD; from the coding sequence GTGCAGTGGCCGACGTTCAATGTGAGGCCGTACGTCTGCGGCGGCATCGGACACCTCGACGAGGCCGTCCTGGAGACGCTGCGCGGGGCGGGGCCGCGGGTCAGACCCGCCGTCCAGGACCAGGGCGCGGCCTTGTTCAGTTCCTCCCCGCTGCCGCCCTATCAGCGGGACGAGCACACCTGGGCCTTCGCCTGGGGGGAGCGCAAGCCCGGTGGGGCGGCGCCGTGGATCACCGTGGCCGAGACCTACGAGACGCCCGGCCTGATCGACGACGGCGAGCGGATCACCCTGCACGCCGGTGGCCTCGGCCTCGTGGACGTCTACTACCTGTTCCGCGGCGGGGCCCTCTACTTCTCCTCGCTGCTCGAACCGTTGCTCTCCCTGGCGCGCACCCCGTACGAGATCAACTGGGACGCCTGGGCCTCGATCATCCAGCTGACCTTCCCGCTGCGCGACGACACCCCGTACACGCAGGTGAAGCGGCTGGCCGGGGCGAGCGCGATGGTCTTCGACCGGGCGTCGGGCCGGATCTCCGTCGAGCGGATGCTGCCCCGGTGGCTGCGCGAGGAGCCGTACGAGGCGGGCAGGTCCGCCGGGGAGATCCTGGAGATCCTGCACGAGGTCTACAAGGAGCTCGACGGGCGCCCGCTGCTCGTACCGGTCAGCGGCGGCTACGACTCGCGGCTGCTCTGCTCGGTGGCGGTGGCGCGCGGCGCCGACGTGGAGTCGTGGACGACCAGCCCCGACGACGGCACCGACACCGACATCGTCTTCGCCAAGGCGATAACCCGCGAGCTGGGCGTGCGCCATCGGGTGATCCCCCAGGACGCCGCCGCCTACCCCGACGACGCGCTGGCCGCGGCGCGGCGGCTGGAGTTCCTCACCCCGCACCACGCCTGGTACACCCCTTTCGCCCGCGAGGTGCACGGGGCGGGGCGGACCCTGGTCGACGGGCTGGCCGGAGGGCCGCTGCTGAAGAACTTCATGGTCAGCGGGGCCGCGCTGGAGGCCTCCACGCAGGCCGAGCGCAAGGCCGCGCTGCTCGGCTCGCTGGCGCTGGGCTCCCCCTCCACGCCCTTCCTGTCCGAGCGGGCCGAGGAGTGGATCACCGACAGCGTCGGGCACGCCTTCACCCAGTCGACCTCCATGCTCAACGGTCACCGGGCGGAGTTGCCGCTGTCGGTCCTGCACACCAGGACGGCGCGGGGCATCGCCCGCTCCCCGGTCAACCTGGTCGGCCCCGAGGTCTCGTTCACGGCGCCGTTCATGCACCCCGACTTCTTCGACGCGGCGCTCTCCGTGGGGGTGAACCGCAAGGACCAGGGGCGTTTCTACCGCGAGCTGCTGTACGCGGCCGACCCGCGCGTGGCCGCGCTGCCCTCCACCAACGTGGTCAAGCAGCCGCTGGTGCGGGTCCCGCTCCGCTCGGCCGCCGCACCCGCCAGGGAGTACGGCCACCGGATGCTCACCCTCGTCGCCGACGCCGTGCCCTCGCTGCTGTCCGAGCGGTTCCACGCCGTGATCGCCGAGGGCCCCGACGGCCTGACCCGGTTCAACGGCTGGAACGACCGCTTCTGGGTACGCGGCCTGGTGCTGTTCGGCGCCTGGCTCGGCGACTACCGGGACCGCCTCCCCGACCTCACCCCGCCCTGGGACTGA
- the lysA gene encoding diaminopimelate decarboxylase: MSRFAHPAGDRHAEVLPEERPPHAPADLNTLDPTIWPRTSSRADGSITVGGVDVRDLVAEHGTPLYVVDEEDFRSRCRDYASAFSGGEVHYAGKAFLCREVARWIMQEGLGLDVCSAGELAVALSVGFPPERITMHGNNKSLAELERAVETGVGHIVADSFEEIARLGFLADKHGRRPRVMIRVTVGVEAHTHEFIATAHDDQKFGFSLSSGAAAEAARRILALPQLELVGLHSHIGSQITDTAGFEVAAARLAKLLVQIKDEHDVVLPELDLGGGYGIPYVDGDTAPDVKEIADSLREIVSKVARGAGLPVPKLTVEPGRAIAGRAGVTLYEVGTIKDVEGLRTYVSVDGGMSDNLRTALYGAEYTARLASRESAAEPMLSRMVGKHCESGDIVVRDLWLPADLATGDLIAVAGTGAYCRSLVNNYNYLPKPAVVAVKDGVSRVIVRRETEDDLLRGQL; this comes from the coding sequence GTGAGTCGATTCGCCCATCCCGCCGGTGACCGGCATGCCGAAGTGCTGCCCGAGGAGCGCCCTCCGCACGCACCCGCCGACCTGAACACGCTCGACCCGACCATCTGGCCGCGAACGTCGAGCCGCGCCGACGGCTCGATCACGGTCGGCGGCGTGGACGTCAGGGACCTGGTCGCCGAGCACGGCACCCCGCTCTACGTGGTGGACGAGGAGGATTTCCGCTCCCGTTGCCGCGACTACGCGAGCGCCTTCTCCGGGGGCGAGGTCCATTACGCCGGCAAGGCGTTCCTGTGCCGCGAGGTCGCCCGCTGGATCATGCAGGAGGGCCTCGGCCTCGACGTGTGCAGCGCCGGCGAGCTCGCCGTCGCGCTCAGCGTCGGGTTCCCGCCCGAGCGGATCACCATGCACGGCAACAACAAGTCGCTCGCCGAGCTGGAGAGGGCCGTCGAGACCGGTGTCGGGCACATCGTGGCCGACTCCTTCGAGGAGATCGCCCGCCTGGGCTTCCTCGCCGACAAGCACGGCAGGCGCCCTCGGGTGATGATCCGGGTCACCGTGGGTGTCGAGGCCCACACCCACGAGTTCATCGCGACGGCCCACGACGACCAGAAGTTCGGCTTCTCGCTGAGCTCCGGCGCGGCGGCCGAGGCGGCCAGGCGGATCCTCGCCCTGCCCCAGCTGGAGCTCGTCGGCCTGCACTCCCACATCGGCTCCCAGATCACCGACACAGCCGGGTTCGAGGTGGCCGCGGCACGTCTGGCCAAGCTCCTGGTGCAGATCAAGGACGAGCACGACGTCGTGCTGCCCGAGCTCGACCTCGGCGGCGGCTACGGCATCCCGTACGTCGACGGTGACACGGCACCCGACGTCAAGGAGATCGCCGACAGCCTTCGGGAGATCGTCAGCAAGGTGGCCAGGGGCGCCGGCCTGCCGGTGCCCAAGCTCACCGTCGAACCGGGCAGGGCCATCGCCGGACGCGCGGGGGTGACGCTCTACGAGGTCGGCACGATCAAGGACGTCGAGGGGCTGCGCACCTACGTCAGCGTCGACGGCGGCATGAGCGACAACCTCCGCACCGCCCTCTACGGGGCCGAATACACCGCGCGCCTGGCCTCCAGGGAGAGCGCCGCCGAGCCGATGCTCTCCCGTATGGTCGGCAAGCACTGCGAGAGCGGCGACATCGTCGTGCGGGACCTGTGGCTCCCCGCCGACCTGGCCACCGGCGACCTGATCGCCGTCGCGGGCACCGGCGCCTACTGCCGCTCGCTCGTCAACAACTACAACTACCTCCCCAAGCCCGCCGTGGTCGCGGTCAAGGACGGGGTGTCCCGCGTGATCGTCCGTCGGGAGACCGAGGACGACCTGCTGAGAGGACAGCTGTGA
- a CDS encoding DALR anticodon-binding domain-containing protein: MTPGALGEVLGLPPIPRGTWAEEAIYVSPAALRRGEAPEQMAGWLRALPGIAAVRVLAGGFLEIAVSVPGELVTEIGARVPPVTGTSPWADLPRTWANPGFVVRYAHARAVAVQRWAVELGVGGAFRPELLDGRRDRAVLRSLAEVPGRRVSRDPGWAAYAEHLALAYHDAFEGAAALPVGDEEPSELHAARVRLARAVRDVLAEALAVLGETAPDRL; this comes from the coding sequence ATGACGCCCGGCGCGCTCGGCGAGGTCCTCGGCCTGCCGCCGATCCCCAGGGGGACGTGGGCCGAGGAGGCGATCTACGTCTCCCCGGCCGCGCTGCGCCGGGGAGAGGCCCCCGAACAGATGGCCGGGTGGCTCCGCGCGCTGCCGGGGATCGCGGCCGTCCGGGTCCTGGCCGGTGGCTTCCTGGAGATCGCGGTGTCCGTGCCCGGCGAGCTCGTCACGGAGATCGGCGCGCGCGTCCCGCCCGTCACGGGCACATCCCCGTGGGCCGACCTCCCCAGGACGTGGGCCAACCCCGGATTCGTCGTCAGGTACGCGCACGCGCGGGCGGTCGCCGTGCAGCGCTGGGCGGTGGAACTGGGCGTCGGCGGGGCCTTCAGGCCCGAGCTGCTCGACGGCCGCAGGGACAGGGCGGTGCTCAGGTCGCTGGCCGAGGTGCCCGGCAGGCGGGTGAGCCGGGATCCCGGGTGGGCCGCCTACGCCGAGCACCTGGCCCTGGCCTACCACGACGCCTTCGAGGGAGCCGCCGCGCTTCCCGTCGGTGACGAGGAGCCGTCGGAGCTGCACGCCGCCCGCGTGCGCCTGGCGCGGGCCGTACGTGACGTGCTGGCCGAGGCGCTGGCCGTGCTTGGTGAGACAGCCCCCGACAGATTGTGA
- a CDS encoding polysaccharide deacetylase family protein, producing MKIFRRVAVFSTALAIAMAPGPVAHAKTAKPSKKAGTVVSLTFDDGDSTHLAVARMLERHGMRGTFYVNTDTIGGELKLTRRRLAAIAEKGHEIGGHTLTHVRLTELTRSEQEGQICDDRSRLVAWGYRPATLAYPFGAVDADAKAVARRCGYDAARSVGGLREWGCPGCPASETMRPRDRYEIRTPGSVREDTLLRHMKQQVLNAEKGGGGLVPLVFHRVCDRCGLYSVAPERLNGFLDWLAARKSRGTVVKTLQSAVGARYRPLPG from the coding sequence GTGAAGATCTTTCGTCGGGTGGCTGTGTTCTCCACGGCGCTGGCCATCGCGATGGCGCCGGGACCGGTCGCTCACGCGAAGACCGCGAAACCCTCGAAGAAGGCCGGGACCGTCGTCTCGCTCACCTTCGACGACGGTGACTCCACACACCTGGCCGTGGCCCGCATGCTGGAGAGACACGGCATGCGTGGAACGTTCTACGTCAACACCGACACCATCGGCGGCGAGCTCAAGCTGACCCGGCGCCGGCTCGCCGCGATAGCCGAGAAGGGCCACGAGATCGGCGGTCACACGCTGACCCACGTCCGCCTCACCGAGCTGACCCGGAGCGAGCAGGAGGGGCAGATCTGCGACGACCGCTCCAGGCTGGTGGCGTGGGGGTACCGGCCGGCCACCCTCGCCTACCCGTTCGGCGCGGTCGACGCCGACGCCAAGGCGGTGGCGAGGCGGTGCGGCTACGACGCGGCCCGCTCGGTCGGAGGGCTCAGGGAGTGGGGGTGCCCCGGCTGCCCGGCGAGCGAGACCATGCGCCCGAGGGACCGCTACGAGATCCGCACGCCCGGCTCCGTCCGTGAGGACACCCTGCTGCGACACATGAAACAGCAGGTCCTCAACGCGGAGAAGGGCGGTGGCGGCCTGGTTCCGCTGGTGTTCCATCGCGTCTGCGACCGCTGCGGGCTCTACTCGGTGGCTCCCGAACGCCTGAACGGGTTCCTCGACTGGCTGGCGGCCCGCAAGTCCCGCGGCACCGTCGTGAAGACACTGCAAAGCGCCGTCGGCGCCCGCTACCGCCCCCTGCCCGGCTGA
- a CDS encoding glycosyltransferase — translation MNAPYPPRVPVQAAAPRIPGNDYGVLPAPVLGAWEPHLPVSVVIPARGGQDRLDLTLAALAAQTYPTHLLEVIVVDDGSAPPLRLPEIAPEHTRIVVGTPGRRGIAWALEAGTAVADGEVIHRMDADIVSYREHVEAHMRWHHLAGYLVVLGTLRFTPLAGTPPTPAEVQIAVSKDRADSLFTEDPEHGHDWIGELVTAHRGFRDAPSSLLHRVHVGATVSLPAALLREAGGLDTSLTLGEDTELGYRLTQTGAVFVPDAEALSWHLGTTTAMRRPADVRRHNDPFIADRVPYRRHLRTDAGRQWLVPYVDVVVDAQGACFEDVRASVDGALAGSLPDVHVTLTGPWASLEGERRAPLDDPLLDLRLLRGQYAHDGRVSFAERVPVTSAPAPFRLVCPAGWVPGTESVAMLVERAEQDDEGLLLVALDEDESGVLAARLERTSSVARAGRVAREGESLDDVIADLHGATWLDAESWRLRPAARAYPYWATNRNREAVRWRAAAESRAREAERAQRQVAKLKAELKELRAVAAKGHRDTVRWKEKAEQRRLEAVALRQARQRSLLGRAARGLRRLTGGS, via the coding sequence GTGAACGCGCCGTACCCGCCGCGGGTTCCGGTCCAGGCCGCCGCGCCGCGGATTCCCGGAAACGACTACGGGGTGCTGCCGGCGCCCGTCCTCGGCGCGTGGGAACCGCACCTGCCGGTGAGCGTGGTGATCCCCGCCAGGGGAGGGCAGGACCGGCTCGATCTCACGCTGGCCGCGCTCGCCGCGCAGACCTATCCCACGCACCTCCTTGAGGTGATCGTCGTGGACGACGGCAGCGCGCCCCCGCTCCGGCTCCCCGAGATCGCTCCCGAGCACACCCGGATCGTCGTCGGCACCCCCGGCCGCCGGGGCATCGCCTGGGCCCTGGAGGCCGGCACCGCCGTCGCGGACGGCGAGGTGATCCACCGGATGGACGCCGACATCGTCTCCTACCGGGAGCACGTCGAGGCGCACATGCGCTGGCACCACCTGGCCGGCTACCTGGTGGTGCTGGGGACGCTGCGCTTCACCCCCCTGGCGGGCACCCCGCCCACCCCCGCCGAGGTCCAGATCGCCGTTTCCAAGGACAGGGCGGACTCCCTCTTCACCGAGGACCCCGAGCACGGGCACGACTGGATCGGCGAGCTCGTCACCGCCCACCGCGGCTTCCGCGACGCGCCCAGCTCGCTGCTGCACCGCGTCCACGTGGGCGCGACGGTCTCGCTGCCGGCCGCCCTGCTGAGGGAGGCCGGAGGGCTGGACACCTCCCTGACGCTCGGCGAGGACACCGAGCTCGGCTACCGGCTCACCCAGACGGGCGCGGTGTTCGTCCCTGACGCCGAGGCGCTGAGCTGGCACCTGGGCACGACGACCGCCATGCGCAGGCCCGCGGACGTCAGGCGGCACAACGACCCGTTCATCGCCGACCGGGTCCCCTACCGGCGCCATCTGCGCACCGACGCGGGCCGGCAGTGGCTGGTCCCCTACGTCGACGTGGTGGTGGATGCCCAAGGCGCCTGTTTCGAGGATGTCAGGGCGAGCGTCGACGGGGCACTGGCCGGCAGCCTGCCCGACGTGCACGTCACCCTGACCGGGCCGTGGGCGTCACTGGAAGGCGAGCGTCGCGCCCCGCTGGACGACCCGCTGCTCGACCTGCGGCTGCTGCGCGGCCAGTACGCCCACGACGGCCGTGTCTCCTTCGCCGAGCGGGTCCCGGTGACCTCGGCGCCCGCGCCGTTCCGGCTCGTCTGCCCGGCCGGATGGGTACCGGGGACGGAGTCCGTGGCCATGCTGGTCGAGCGGGCGGAGCAGGACGACGAGGGCCTGCTGCTCGTGGCGCTGGACGAGGACGAGTCCGGAGTCCTGGCCGCCCGTCTGGAGCGGACCTCCTCCGTCGCGAGGGCTGGGCGCGTGGCCCGCGAGGGCGAGTCGCTCGACGACGTGATCGCCGACCTGCACGGCGCGACCTGGCTGGACGCGGAGTCCTGGCGGCTGCGGCCGGCGGCGCGCGCCTACCCCTACTGGGCCACGAACCGCAACCGGGAGGCCGTGCGCTGGCGCGCGGCGGCCGAGTCGCGCGCGCGGGAGGCCGAGCGGGCCCAGCGGCAGGTCGCCAAGCTCAAGGCCGAGCTCAAGGAGTTGCGTGCCGTGGCCGCCAAGGGCCACCGCGACACCGTCAGGTGGAAGGAGAAGGCCGAGCAGCGCCGCCTGGAGGCGGTCGCCCTGCGCCAGGCCCGGCAGCGTTCCCTGCTCGGCCGCGCCGCCCGCGGCCTCCGCAGGCTCACCGGGGGCTCCTGA
- a CDS encoding glycosyltransferase: protein MAGDQLESTRQALREAVAHAERASELARLLDAAQAKIADAERVAEELRGVRELLSETEERLEAANAAEEKLRRDLAEQRYQAEVARWKLSSVQVARWSRLGDAIKTGKSNPVRLARGLRGAAKPAKRPTAPKRQPVPRKSGDKAPVPGASFQATSSVRTVGGRSVKLKPFRVPTGPNTRPHLTAAVISSPHGEALLRYEWRQSTGFTPKDFARVLAAEVPHLLLVESVTEGPWAQELRRPGQGLRALLSWCGERGIRTVFWHTGGEAADFTAAARLFEHVVTALPKSVRAWGAALAAQEPEPGRRAPSLGILPFAIQPRVHNPLPLVGDRFERVLSLEELLPGHLSYPDVLTSYRWPVAVDCPPGTEPWRMAELAACGTSIGTDPDPRRAHLALRQAYASGTMTNKVDDLLEAIGLPSGRATLNISVIMIDRGDLEHTLAQIAPQKGVVQLVLLSDVPDAAARARAALPEQVHVTVRRPDPGLTTGGMLNRALDLCQGDLVAVMDARDRYGEHYLTDLSRAFLFTSADIVGKAAYYAHLRDVAATVLRQPSAEYSYLPDVAGATLLARRTVLRGIGFADVSENWAEVLMRQCRADGIKVFSADRFGYVCLRDRDRWLLGSAQLVDYGPADPHALI from the coding sequence GTGGCGGGCGACCAACTCGAAAGCACACGGCAGGCGTTACGGGAGGCGGTGGCTCACGCGGAACGGGCCTCCGAGCTGGCCCGGCTGCTTGACGCGGCACAGGCCAAGATCGCTGACGCGGAGCGGGTGGCCGAGGAACTGCGCGGGGTGCGAGAACTTCTCAGCGAGACCGAGGAGCGGCTGGAGGCCGCGAACGCGGCCGAGGAGAAGCTCCGCAGGGACCTGGCGGAGCAGCGTTACCAGGCCGAGGTGGCCAGGTGGAAGCTCTCCTCGGTGCAGGTGGCCCGCTGGTCCCGGCTCGGCGACGCGATCAAGACCGGCAAGAGCAACCCGGTGCGGCTGGCGCGGGGCCTGCGCGGGGCGGCCAAGCCCGCCAAACGCCCGACCGCTCCCAAGCGCCAGCCGGTGCCGCGCAAGAGCGGTGACAAGGCGCCGGTGCCCGGGGCGTCCTTCCAGGCCACCAGCTCGGTCAGAACCGTCGGCGGCAGGTCGGTCAAGCTCAAGCCGTTCCGCGTCCCGACCGGGCCGAACACCCGCCCGCACCTGACCGCCGCCGTGATCTCCTCACCGCACGGCGAGGCACTGCTGCGCTACGAGTGGCGCCAGAGCACCGGCTTCACGCCGAAGGACTTCGCCCGGGTGCTGGCGGCAGAGGTCCCGCACCTGCTGCTGGTCGAGTCGGTGACCGAGGGGCCGTGGGCGCAGGAGCTGCGCCGGCCGGGGCAGGGGCTGCGCGCCCTGCTGTCCTGGTGCGGGGAGCGGGGCATCCGCACGGTCTTCTGGCACACCGGGGGCGAGGCGGCCGACTTCACCGCCGCGGCCAGGCTGTTCGAGCACGTCGTGACCGCGCTGCCCAAGTCCGTGAGGGCCTGGGGCGCCGCGCTGGCGGCCCAGGAGCCCGAGCCGGGCCGCCGGGCGCCCTCACTGGGAATCCTGCCCTTCGCCATCCAGCCGCGTGTGCACAACCCGCTGCCACTGGTCGGGGATCGGTTCGAGCGGGTGCTCTCGCTGGAGGAGCTGCTCCCCGGGCATCTGTCGTATCCGGACGTGCTCACCTCCTACCGCTGGCCCGTCGCGGTCGACTGCCCGCCGGGCACGGAGCCCTGGCGGATGGCCGAGCTGGCCGCCTGTGGAACCTCCATCGGCACCGATCCCGACCCGCGCCGGGCTCACCTGGCGCTCCGCCAGGCGTACGCCTCGGGCACGATGACCAACAAGGTCGACGACCTGCTGGAGGCGATCGGCCTGCCCAGCGGCCGGGCCACCCTGAACATCTCGGTGATCATGATCGACCGGGGCGACCTGGAGCACACGCTGGCCCAGATCGCGCCGCAGAAGGGAGTCGTCCAGCTGGTGCTGCTGTCGGACGTTCCCGACGCCGCGGCGCGGGCCCGCGCCGCGCTGCCCGAACAGGTGCACGTCACGGTACGCCGCCCCGACCCCGGACTCACCACGGGCGGCATGCTCAACCGCGCCCTCGACCTGTGCCAGGGCGACCTGGTGGCGGTCATGGACGCCCGTGACCGGTACGGAGAGCACTACCTGACCGATCTCAGCCGGGCGTTCCTGTTCACGAGCGCCGACATCGTCGGCAAGGCGGCCTACTACGCCCACCTGCGCGACGTCGCGGCGACGGTGTTGCGCCAGCCCTCGGCGGAGTACTCCTACCTCCCCGATGTCGCGGGTGCCACCCTGCTGGCCCGCCGCACGGTGCTGCGCGGCATCGGCTTCGCCGACGTCTCGGAGAACTGGGCCGAGGTGCTGATGCGCCAGTGCCGTGCGGACGGGATCAAGGTCTTCTCCGCCGACCGCTTCGGCTACGTCTGCCTCCGTGACCGCGACCGCTGGCTGCTCGGCTCGGCCCAGCTCGTCGACTACGGCCCGGCCGACCCGCACGCCCTGATCTGA
- a CDS encoding homoserine dehydrogenase encodes MALKVALLGCGVVGSQVVRLLHEQADDLAARIGAPLELAGVAVRRLGRRRDADVDPALLTTDAEALVARDDIDIVIEVIGGIEPARALILAALNSGKSVVTANKALLAEDGATIHAAARAGNADLYFEAAVAGAIPLVRPLRESLAGDHVHRVLGIVNGTTNYILDKMDSSGASFSDALGEAQALGYAEADPTADVEGFDAAAKAAILAGIAFHSRVTAADVHREGITEITATDVASAKAMGYVIKLLAICARSEDGRSFGVRVHPAMIPRTHPLAGVREAYNAVFVEARSAGQLMFYGAGAGGAPTASAVLGDIVAVARNVLAGTRGPEESTYADLTVHPMGETVTRYHVSLDVADKPGVLARVADMFAKQDVSIQTVRQEGHGADAQLVLVTHRAGDAALSATIEGLRELDIVRDVVSVMRVEGEETP; translated from the coding sequence ATGGCGCTGAAAGTCGCGCTTCTGGGATGCGGAGTCGTCGGCTCCCAGGTGGTCAGGCTCCTGCACGAGCAGGCCGACGACCTCGCCGCCCGTATCGGGGCACCGCTGGAGCTGGCCGGGGTCGCCGTGCGGCGCCTGGGCCGCAGGCGGGACGCCGACGTGGACCCCGCCCTGCTCACCACCGACGCCGAGGCCCTGGTCGCCCGAGACGACATCGACATCGTCATCGAGGTGATCGGTGGAATCGAGCCGGCCAGGGCGCTCATCCTGGCCGCGCTGAACAGCGGCAAGTCCGTCGTCACGGCCAACAAGGCGCTGCTCGCCGAGGACGGCGCGACGATCCACGCCGCGGCCAGGGCCGGCAACGCCGACCTCTACTTCGAGGCGGCCGTCGCGGGTGCGATCCCGCTGGTCCGCCCGCTGCGCGAGTCGCTCGCCGGGGATCACGTCCATCGCGTGCTCGGCATCGTCAACGGCACCACCAACTACATCCTCGACAAGATGGACTCCAGTGGAGCCTCGTTCTCCGACGCGCTGGGGGAGGCCCAGGCGCTGGGCTACGCCGAGGCGGACCCCACCGCCGACGTGGAGGGTTTCGACGCCGCGGCCAAGGCCGCGATCCTCGCCGGGATCGCCTTCCACAGCCGGGTGACGGCCGCCGACGTGCACCGCGAGGGCATCACCGAGATCACCGCGACGGACGTGGCCAGCGCGAAGGCGATGGGCTACGTCATCAAGCTGCTGGCGATCTGTGCCCGCTCGGAGGACGGCAGGTCGTTCGGCGTACGGGTCCATCCGGCCATGATCCCCAGGACGCACCCGCTGGCGGGGGTCCGCGAGGCGTACAACGCGGTGTTCGTCGAGGCGCGGTCCGCCGGTCAGCTCATGTTCTACGGCGCGGGCGCCGGCGGCGCACCGACCGCGAGCGCGGTGCTGGGCGACATCGTGGCGGTGGCCCGCAACGTGCTGGCGGGCACCCGGGGCCCGGAGGAGTCCACCTACGCGGACCTGACCGTGCACCCGATGGGCGAGACCGTCACGCGCTACCACGTCTCGCTGGACGTCGCCGACAAGCCCGGTGTGCTCGCCCGGGTCGCCGACATGTTCGCCAAGCAGGACGTCTCCATCCAGACCGTTCGTCAGGAGGGGCACGGCGCGGACGCCCAGCTCGTGCTGGTCACCCACCGGGCCGGCGACGCCGCGCTCTCGGCCACCATCGAGGGCCTGCGCGAGCTGGACATCGTCCGCGACGTGGTGAGCGTCATGCGGGTGGAGGGCGAGGAGACTCCGTAG
- a CDS encoding neutral zinc metallopeptidase codes for MGGPRDWEAYEPRRPGMIRRVLPTLLAFAVISGGLVYLGDDLRELLGTAPGSPRSVAAKHRLYEETGPIDARCGTLPRNLDADARASLKALSGCLDRMWAVTLAKAGIDYAAPEEVRLIAASEEAACGIDDYDWAGVYCPDSHVVNVLVEDERVFPMMFTLAHEYAHHVQEVSGIADQGGSEAFDEAWSRRLELQADCLAAATLRIAAPRRLKSLRGFAGRDSGAEDDTEAAYRQSHGSGASRAEWMRHGQEGGTVAACNTWGAPAEQVS; via the coding sequence ATGGGCGGTCCCCGCGACTGGGAGGCGTACGAGCCGCGCCGCCCCGGGATGATCCGGCGGGTGCTGCCGACCCTGCTCGCCTTCGCGGTGATCTCCGGTGGGCTCGTCTACCTCGGCGACGATCTGCGTGAACTCCTCGGAACCGCGCCAGGCTCGCCCCGTTCGGTCGCGGCGAAGCACCGCCTCTACGAGGAGACGGGGCCGATCGACGCCCGCTGCGGCACACTCCCGCGAAACCTCGACGCCGACGCCCGCGCGTCGCTGAAGGCCCTCTCCGGGTGCCTGGACCGGATGTGGGCGGTCACCCTGGCGAAGGCGGGCATCGACTACGCGGCGCCGGAGGAGGTGCGGCTGATCGCCGCCTCCGAGGAGGCCGCCTGCGGGATCGACGACTACGACTGGGCCGGGGTCTACTGTCCCGACTCCCACGTCGTCAACGTGCTGGTCGAGGACGAGCGGGTCTTCCCGATGATGTTCACGCTCGCGCACGAGTACGCCCACCACGTTCAGGAGGTCAGCGGGATCGCCGACCAGGGCGGTTCCGAGGCCTTCGACGAGGCGTGGTCGCGGCGGCTCGAACTCCAGGCGGACTGCCTGGCGGCGGCGACGCTGCGCATCGCCGCGCCACGCCGGCTGAAGAGCCTGCGCGGCTTCGCCGGGCGCGATTCCGGCGCCGAGGACGATACGGAGGCGGCCTACCGGCAGTCGCACGGCTCGGGCGCCAGCAGAGCCGAGTGGATGCGGCACGGCCAGGAGGGCGGCACGGTGGCGGCCTGCAACACCTGGGGCGCTCCCGCCGAGCAGGTCTCCTGA